From one Phocaeicola salanitronis DSM 18170 genomic stretch:
- a CDS encoding glycosyltransferase, producing MKDRQQIIVSLTSFPAAIPYAVQAIRSVLSGTMLPDKIVLYLDTQKFPDGKLPAGLEALKAESPLLDVRFDPAEIRSYKKLLPALRDFPEDVIVTIDDDICYRPDMLYRLVRLHKRLPDAIIAHRVRRIRPDMPYSEWRKYKWYDFVFKRIHYSRLAMQTGVGGVLYPPHSLDETMLDPERFMALAPTTDDVWFWAAAVSKGTYVVPVPNGHSRAKEVGKPKEYSLKTINLKPGDDRNRDALDKILEHYPHIRQRIEDEK from the coding sequence ATGAAAGACAGACAACAGATTATCGTCTCGCTGACTTCATTTCCTGCGGCGATTCCCTATGCCGTGCAGGCGATACGTTCCGTCTTGAGCGGCACGATGCTGCCCGATAAGATTGTATTGTATCTGGACACGCAGAAGTTTCCGGACGGAAAGCTTCCTGCCGGGCTGGAAGCCCTGAAAGCCGAAAGCCCCCTTCTTGATGTGAGGTTCGACCCGGCAGAGATACGTTCGTACAAGAAACTGCTTCCGGCGTTGCGGGATTTCCCCGAAGATGTCATTGTCACCATCGATGACGATATCTGCTACCGTCCGGACATGCTGTACCGGCTGGTCCGCCTGCACAAGCGGCTGCCCGATGCCATCATCGCCCACCGCGTAAGGCGGATAAGGCCGGATATGCCGTACAGTGAATGGCGGAAGTACAAGTGGTACGATTTTGTCTTCAAGCGGATTCACTACAGCCGCCTTGCCATGCAGACGGGAGTGGGCGGCGTGTTGTATCCGCCGCATTCGCTGGACGAAACCATGCTCGACCCTGAGCGGTTTATGGCATTGGCGCCGACTACAGACGATGTCTGGTTTTGGGCGGCGGCGGTATCGAAAGGCACCTACGTCGTTCCGGTTCCCAACGGACACAGCCGGGCAAAGGAAGTGGGAAAGCCGAAGGAATATTCCCTGAAGACCATCAACCTGAAGCCGGGCGACGACCGCAACCGTGACGCGCTCGACAAGATACTGGAACACTATCCGCACATAAGGCAACGGATAGAAGACGAGAAATAA
- a CDS encoding glycosyltransferase family protein: MNPNISKPEVIVSLTSFPAAISYAAKAIRSVLQGSVLPDKVVLYLTVSQFGESGIPQELQKLAADNPLFEIRNYDRDIRSYRKLIPALKDFPDAVIVTIDDDVAYHENMLRDLLRLHKQIPGAVLAHRAKRMKPGKPYRRWSKYRWYDFVFRRIHSGFTNIGTGVGGILYPPHALKAEMLDVDLFTRIAPTTDDIWFWAAAVANGTPIVPVPFGHNKPKGVGKPRELSLKTLNFKSGTDRNAAALKAIVEKYPIVGERIGYEITNHK; the protein is encoded by the coding sequence ATGAATCCGAATATATCCAAACCAGAAGTCATTGTATCGCTGACCTCGTTTCCGGCAGCGATATCCTATGCCGCCAAGGCTATCCGGTCTGTTTTGCAAGGTTCTGTACTTCCGGACAAGGTGGTGCTTTACCTTACGGTTTCGCAATTCGGCGAAAGCGGGATTCCGCAGGAGTTGCAGAAGCTGGCGGCAGACAATCCGCTCTTTGAGATACGGAACTACGACCGGGATATCCGCTCGTACCGGAAACTGATTCCGGCGCTGAAAGACTTTCCGGACGCGGTTATCGTAACGATAGACGATGATGTGGCATACCACGAGAACATGTTGCGCGACCTGTTGCGCCTCCACAAGCAGATTCCCGGTGCGGTATTGGCTCACCGTGCCAAGCGCATGAAGCCGGGCAAGCCTTACCGCCGGTGGAGCAAATACCGCTGGTATGACTTCGTGTTCCGGCGGATTCATTCGGGCTTCACGAATATCGGGACCGGCGTGGGAGGCATCCTGTATCCGCCTCATGCCCTGAAGGCGGAGATGCTTGATGTGGACTTGTTTACCCGCATCGCTCCGACTACGGACGATATCTGGTTTTGGGCGGCTGCGGTAGCAAACGGCACGCCGATTGTTCCCGTCCCCTTCGGGCATAACAAGCCGAAAGGAGTGGGAAAGCCCCGCGAGCTCTCGTTGAAGACGCTGAATTTCAAATCAGGGACCGACCGCAACGCCGCCGCCCTGAAAGCGATAGTGGAGAAATATCCGATTGTCGGCGAACGAATCGGTTATGAGATTACGAATCATAAATAG